In Silene latifolia isolate original U9 population chromosome X, ASM4854445v1, whole genome shotgun sequence, the following proteins share a genomic window:
- the LOC141620030 gene encoding uncharacterized protein LOC141620030, producing MKFESAVDQQRHNLKLLEAQSHNSMPETLFGSNWEAHAMKVYTHEVFFDFQEEVKFSVNACSVCGYTPPDPLTNFEVSIVEDANKRKRYAVEYNKRTMDVRCAYKLWSKNALKNPVYDFNGNLLENNDLTGNSKFGMSRVWKGLIEVFDKLESGQLEKASSLSEIVKEMHRRA from the exons ATGAAATTTGAGAGTGCCGTGGACCAACAAAGGCACAATCTAAAGCTTCTTGAAGCACAGAGCCACAACTCAATGCCAGAAACCCTATTCGGGTCAAACTGGGAGGCCCATGCAATGAAGGTCTATACACATGAAGTGTTCTTTGATTTCCAAGAGGAGGTTAAATTTTCAGTAAATGCATGTAGTGTTTGTGGATACACCCCACCAGATCCATTAACTAACTTTGAAGTTTCAATTGTTGAGGACGCGAACAAGCGAAAGAGATATGCAGTTGAGTACAATAAGAGAACAATGGATGTCCGTTGTGCATATAAATT GTGGAGTAAGAATGCACTCAAAAACCCGGTTTATGATTTCAATGGAAATCTACTGGAAAACAATGATCTTACTGGTAATAGTAAGTTTGGAATGTCTCGGGTGTG GAAGGGTCTCATTGAAGTATTTGATAAGTTGGAATCTGGACAACTAGAAAAGGCTTCATCTTTGTCTGAGATTGTCAAGGAAATGCACAGAAGAGCTTAG